The following proteins come from a genomic window of Musa acuminata AAA Group cultivar baxijiao chromosome BXJ1-7, Cavendish_Baxijiao_AAA, whole genome shotgun sequence:
- the LOC103974465 gene encoding anthranilate O-methyltransferase 3-like: MVIKEERVLHMVGGDGETSYAANSRLQEKAIYRTKPILETAIAEMYRSTPLPERMVVVDLGCSSGPNTFLVVSEVLGIVGDLCRRLEQKPPEIQFFLNDLPGNDFNNVFRSLERYEKKMEEEKGDLLVPHYVVGVPGSFYGRLFPCNTVHLFHSSYCLMWLSQVPQGLESEKGVPLNKGNIYIAENSPPQVVKAYQEQHRKDFSTFLKSRYVELSIGGGMVLTFLGRKSKHPATDELSYLCGFIAEALNAMVSQGIISEDKVDTFNLPIYGASMQEVKSVIEEEGSFDVEKAESFESSWDPFDDSDNVLDGKNVASTLQAVMEPLISHHFGDATPHALFSLVADNITARHLLKDKCNYTELVFALRRKA; the protein is encoded by the exons ATGGTCATTAAGGAAGAGCGAGTCCTTCACATGGTTGGAGGAGATGGGGAAACCAGCTACGCCGCTAATTCCAGACTTCAA GAGAAAGCGATTTATCGAACAAAGCCCATATTGGAGACCGCCATAGCAGAGATGTACAGGAGCACGCCGCTCCCCGAGAGGATGGTCGTCGTCGACCTCGGTTGTTCGTCGGGTCCGAACACCTTTCTTGTGGTCTCTGAGGTGCTTGGCATCGTTGGTGACCTATGTCGAAGGCTGGAACAGAAGCCACCGGAGATCCAGTTCTTCTTGAACGACCTCCCGGGAAATGACTTCAATAATGTCTTCCGGTCTTTGGAAAGATATgagaagaagatggaggaggagaagggggaccTGCTCGTGCCTCATTACGTTGTGGGCGTGCCCGGTTCCTTCTACGGGAGGCTTTTCCCGTGTAACACTGTGCACTTATTCCACTCTTCCTACTGTCTCATGTGGCTCTCTCAG GTTCCACAAGGTCTCGAGAGTGAGAAGGGTGTTCCGCTGAACAAGGGCAACATCTATATTGCGGAGAACAGTCCACCCCAAGTCGTGAAAGCATACCAAGAACAACACCGGAAGGACTTCTCCACGTTTCTCAAATCCCGTTACGTAGAACTAAGCATCGGAGGAGGAATGGTATTAACATTCCTAGGAAGAAAAAGCAAACACCCAGCCACTGACGAGCTAAGCTATCTTTGTGGATTTATAGCAGAGGCCCTTAACGCAATGGTCTCACAG GGAATCATATCAGAAGACAAAGTGGACACCTTCAATTTGCCAATTTATGGAGCTTCGATGCAGGAAGTGAAGTCAGTGATAGAGGAGGAAGGTTCATTTGATGTAGAGAAAGCGGAGAGCTTCGAGTCCAGTTGGGATCCGTTTGACGACTCCGACAATGTACTCGATGGGAAGAATGTGGCAAGCACTTTACAGGCAGTGATGGAGCCCTTGATTTCACATCATTTTGGGGATGCCACACCCCATGCATTATTCTCACTAGTCGCCGATAATATTACTGCAAGGCACCTCCTAAAAGACAAATGCAACTACACCGAGTtagtctttgccttgaggaggaAAGCTTGA
- the LOC135680029 gene encoding inactive anthranilate O-methyltransferase 1-like, whose translation MRHLWGLLAEALNALVLEGMIEEDKLVTFNLPRYSPSMEEVKAVIHGDGLLDVEEAQVFEANWDAFDDSDDDSAAFDSDLSGKNVAKYVRAAVQPLISEQFGDAILDELFARYAANVSRHLLQQKTKHSVFVISLKKKNESHLAAG comes from the exons ATGAGACACCTCTGGGGACTCTTAGCTGAGGCCCTGAATGCCTTGGTGTTAGAG GGAATGATAGAGGAGGACAAACTGGTAACCTTCAATCTGCCACGTTATTCGCCTTCCATGGAAGAAGTGAAGGCAGTGATCCATGGTGATGGTCTGCTCGATGTAGAAGAAGCACAAGTTTTCGAGGCTAATTGGGACGCGTTCGACGATTCGGACGATGATTCTGCTGCATTCGACAGTGATCTAAGCGGCAAAAACGTGGCGAAATACGTAAGAGCAGCGGTGCAACCATTGATTTCGGAGCAATTCGGCGACGCCATTCTCGATGAACTGTTCGCTAGATATGCTGCAAATGTTTCGAGGCACCTCCTTCAGCAGAAAACTAAGCATAGCGTGTTTGTCATTTCCttgaagaaaaagaatgaaagCCATCTCGCTGCTGGTTGA
- the LOC135680030 gene encoding anthranilate O-methyltransferase 2-like isoform X2, whose product MGKMIEGILHMVGGAGETSYASNSKFPEKVLHMAKPILEEAIGRVYTSLLPERMAVVDLGCSSGSTTLEVVSEVLDVIGKLRRSLGRQEMPEILFFLNDLPGNDFNHVFRSLGDYKRKVEEEKGNLLVPYYVVGVPGSFYGRLFPSQSVHFFNASSCLNWLSQVPEGEQGVLLNNKNIYVAETSPLEVVKAYQDQRQRDLSEFLRCRHAELSYGARMVLSFVGRKRSYPPWGDMGYLFGLLAEALSALVSQKKKKKKKKEEEEEEADGDAAAAAAW is encoded by the exons atgggcaagATGATAGAAGGAATCCTTCACATGGTCGGAGGAGCTGGGGAAACCAGCTACGCCTCCAATTCAAAGTTTCCG GAGAAGGTACTTCACATGGCGAAGCCAATACTGGAGGAGGCAATAGGAAGGGTTTACACGTCGCTGCTCCCCGAGAGGATGGCGGTGGTCGACTTAGGTTGTTCCTCGGGCTCTACCACTTTGGAGGTGGTCTCCGAGGTGCTCGACGTGATTGGCAAGCTACGGCGGAGCCTGGGACGCCAGGAGATGCCGGAGATCCTGTTCTTCTTGAATGACCTCCCGGGGAATGACTTCAATCACGTCTTCCGGTCTCTGGGAGATTACAAGAGGAAggtcgaggaggagaaggggaatctGCTGGTGCCATACTACGTCGTGGGAGTTCCAGGCTCCTTCTACGGCAGGCTTTTCCCTAGTCAAAGTGTCCACTTCTTCAACGCTTCCAGCTGTCTCAACTGGCTCTCTCAG GTTCCTGAAGGTGAACAGGGAGTTCTACTCAACAATAAGAACATCTATGTTGCAGAGACAAGCCCACTGGAAGTTGTGAAAGCATATCAAGACCAACGCCAAAGAGACTTGTCAGAGTTCCTTCGGTGCCGTCATGCAGAACTAAGCTACGGAGCAAGAATGGTATTGTCATTTGTAGGAAGGAAACGGAGTTATCCACCCTGGGGAGACATGGGATACCTTTTCGGCCTGTTAGCCGAAGCCCTGAGTGCTTTGGTGTCACAG aagaagaagaagaagaagaagaaggaggaggaggaggaggaggctgacggcgatgctgctgctgctgctgcttggtgA
- the LOC135680030 gene encoding anthranilate O-methyltransferase 2-like isoform X1, with the protein MGKMIEGILHMVGGAGETSYASNSKFPEKVLHMAKPILEEAIGRVYTSLLPERMAVVDLGCSSGSTTLEVVSEVLDVIGKLRRSLGRQEMPEILFFLNDLPGNDFNHVFRSLGDYKRKVEEEKGNLLVPYYVVGVPGSFYGRLFPSQSVHFFNASSCLNWLSQVPEGEQGVLLNNKNIYVAETSPLEVVKAYQDQRQRDLSEFLRCRHAELSYGARMVLSFVGRKRSYPPWGDMGYLFGLLAEALSALVSQVPFSSFLLLHVVVSILPRFMFIAWSTLLYLTAKLNMVKHKKENKRVSFQEICLC; encoded by the exons atgggcaagATGATAGAAGGAATCCTTCACATGGTCGGAGGAGCTGGGGAAACCAGCTACGCCTCCAATTCAAAGTTTCCG GAGAAGGTACTTCACATGGCGAAGCCAATACTGGAGGAGGCAATAGGAAGGGTTTACACGTCGCTGCTCCCCGAGAGGATGGCGGTGGTCGACTTAGGTTGTTCCTCGGGCTCTACCACTTTGGAGGTGGTCTCCGAGGTGCTCGACGTGATTGGCAAGCTACGGCGGAGCCTGGGACGCCAGGAGATGCCGGAGATCCTGTTCTTCTTGAATGACCTCCCGGGGAATGACTTCAATCACGTCTTCCGGTCTCTGGGAGATTACAAGAGGAAggtcgaggaggagaaggggaatctGCTGGTGCCATACTACGTCGTGGGAGTTCCAGGCTCCTTCTACGGCAGGCTTTTCCCTAGTCAAAGTGTCCACTTCTTCAACGCTTCCAGCTGTCTCAACTGGCTCTCTCAG GTTCCTGAAGGTGAACAGGGAGTTCTACTCAACAATAAGAACATCTATGTTGCAGAGACAAGCCCACTGGAAGTTGTGAAAGCATATCAAGACCAACGCCAAAGAGACTTGTCAGAGTTCCTTCGGTGCCGTCATGCAGAACTAAGCTACGGAGCAAGAATGGTATTGTCATTTGTAGGAAGGAAACGGAGTTATCCACCCTGGGGAGACATGGGATACCTTTTCGGCCTGTTAGCCGAAGCCCTGAGTGCTTTGGTGTCACAGGtacctttctcttcttttcttcttcttcacgtAGTTGTTAGTATCCTTCCTAGATTCATGTTTATTGCATGGTCTACTCTTCTTTATCTTACAGCAAAGTTGAATATGGTAAAacacaaaaaggaaaataaaagggtTTCATTTCAGGAGATATGTTTATGTTGA
- the LOC135680032 gene encoding anthranilate O-methyltransferase 3-like, with translation MHHRVLRKGMSMRVEEVLHMVGGVGETSYASNSKFQEKALLMTKPVLDDAIGGVYKSLHPVKMVVADLGCSSGPNTFVVMSEVLDVVSDLRRSLQERQEPPEIQFFLNDLPGNDFNHVFRCLGEYKRKVEQEKGNLLVPYYVVGVPGSFYSRLFPRRSVHFFHCSGSLNWLSQVPQGLDTERGASLNNKNIYITETSPPEVVKAYQQQFRRDLSEFLRCRYAELSYEGRLVISFGGRKSNCPTYGQMRHLWGLLAEALNALVLEGMVEEDKLVTFNLPRYAPSMEEVKAVIHGDGLFDVEDAQVFEANWDAFDDSDDDSAAFDSDLSGKNVAKYVRAAVQPLISEQFGDAILDELFARYAANVSRHLLQQKTKHSVFVISLKKKNESHLTAA, from the exons ATGCACCATCGTGTTCTTAGGAAAGGCATGAGCATGAGGGTGGAAGAAGTCCTTCACATGGTTGGAGGGGTTGGGGAAACCAGCTATGCCTCCAATTCTAAGTTTCAG GAGAAGGCACTTCTCATGACGAAGCCAGTACTGGACGATGCAATAGGAGGGGTTTACAAGTCGCTACACCCTGTGAAGATGGTGGTCGCCGACTTAGGTTGCTCCTCGGGCCCCAACACTTTCGTGGTGATGTCCGAAGTGCTCGACGTCGTCAGCGACCTACGACGAAGTCTGCAGGAACGTCAGGAGCCACCGGAGATCCAGTTCTTCTTAAATGACCTTCCGGGGAACGACTTCAATCACGTTTTCCGGTGTCTGGGCGAGTACAAGAGGAAGGTCGAGCAAGAGAAGGGGAATCTGCTGGTGCCCTACTACGTGGTGGGAGTGCCGGGCTCCTTCTACAGCAGGCTTTTCCCACGTCGGAGCGTCCACTTCTTCCACTGTTCTGGATCTCTCAATTGGCTCTCTCAG GTTCCTCAAGGACTCGACACCGAACGGGGTGCTTCACTCAACAACAAGAACATCTACATTACAGAGACAAGCCCACCGGAGGTTGTGAAAGCATATCAACAACAATTCCGAAGAGACCTTTCAGAATTTCTCAGGTGTCGGTATGCAGAACTCAGCTACGAAGGTAGACTGGTGATTTCATTTGGAGGCAGGAAAAGTAATTGCCCGACCTACGGACAGATGAGACACCTCTGGGGACTCTTAGCTGAGGCCCTGAATGCTTTGGTGTTAGAG GGAATGGTAGAGGAGGACAAACTGGTAACCTTCAATCTGCCACGTTATGCGCCTTCCATGGAAGAAGTGAAGGCAGTGATCCATGGTGATGGTCTGTTCGATGTAGAAGACGCACAAGTTTTCGAGGCTAATTGGGACGCGTTCGACGACTCAGATGATGATTCTGCTGCATTCGACAGTGATCTAAGCGGCAAAAACGTGGCAAAATACGTAAGAGCAGCGGTGCAACCATTGATTTCGGAGCAATTCGGCGACGCCATTCTCGATGAGCTGTTCGCTAGATATGCAGCAAATGTTTCGAGGCACCTCCTTCAGCAGAAAACTAAGCATAGCGTGTTTGTCATTTCCttgaagaaaaagaatgaaagCCATCTCACTGCTGCTTGA
- the LOC103974466 gene encoding anthranilate O-methyltransferase 2-like, with the protein MGKMIEGILHMVGGAGETSYASNSKFPEKVLHMAKPILEEAIGRVYTSLLPERMAVVDLGCSSGPTTLEVVSEVLDVIGKLRRSLGRQEMPEILFFLNDLPGNDFNHVFRSLGDYKRKVEEEKGNLLVPYYVVGVPGSFYGRLFPSQSVHFFNASSCLNWLSQVPEGEQGVLLNNKNIYVAETSPLEVVKAYQDQRQRDLSEFLRCRHAELTYGARMVLSFVGRKGSYPPSGDMGHLFGLLAEALSALVSQGIIEEDKLVTFNLPYYAPSMEEVKAVIHREDLFELEQAQIFEVNWDPFDDSDDDSAAFDSIESGKNVVGYMRAAFQPLIAEHFGDAILDELFSIYAANISRHLLQQKSKHYQFVISLKKKKEEEEEEADVDAAAAAW; encoded by the exons atggGCAAGATGATAGAAGGAATCCTTCACATGGTCGGAGGAGCTGGGGAAACCAGCTACGCCTCCAATTCAAAGTTTCCG GAGAAGGTACTTCACATGGCGAAGCCAATACTGGAGGAGGCAATAGGAAGGGTTTACACGTCGCTGCTCCCCGAGAGGATGGCGGTGGTCGACTTAGGTTGTTCCTCGGGCCCTACCACTTTGGAGGTGGTCTCCGAGGTGCTCGACGTGATTGGCAAGCTACGGCGGAGCCTGGGACGCCAGGAGATGCCGGAGATCCTGTTCTTCTTGAATGACCTCCCGGGGAATGACTTCAATCACGTCTTCCGGTCTCTGGGAGATTACAAGAGGAAggtcgaggaggagaaggggaatctGCTGGTGCCATACTACGTCGTGGGAGTTCCAGGCTCCTTCTACGGCAGGCTTTTCCCTAGTCAAAGTGTCCACTTCTTCAACGCTTCCAGCTGTCTCAACTGGCTCTCTCAG GTTCCTGAAGGTGAACAGGGAGTTCTACTCAACAATAAGAACATCTATGTTGCAGAGACAAGCCCACTGGAAGTTGTGAAAGCATATCAAGACCAACGCCAAAGAGATTTGTCAGAGTTCCTTCGGTGCCGTCATGCAGAACTAACCTACGGAGCAAGAATGGTATTGTCATTTGTAGGAAGGAAAGGGAGTTATCCACCCTCGGGAGACATGGGACACCTTTTCGGCCTGTTAGCCGAAGCCCTGAGTGCTTTGGTGTCACAG GGAATCATAGAGGAGGACAAACTGGTGACCTTCAATTTGCCGTATTATGCACCTTCCATGGAAGAAGTAAAGGCAGTGATCCATAGGGAAGACCTGTTTGAGTTAGAACAAGCACAGATCTTTGAGGTTAATTGGGACCCGTTTGATGACTCGGATGATGATTCCGCTGCATTCGACAGTATAGAAAGCGGAAAGAACGTCGTAGGATATATGAGAGCAGCGTTTCAACCCTTGATTGCAGAGCATTTCGGGGATGCCATACTGGATGAGTTATTCTCTATATATGCAGCCAATATCTCCAGGCATCTCCTTCAACAGAAAAGTAAGCACTACCAATTTGTCATttccttgaagaagaagaaggaggaggaggaggaggaggctgacgtcgatgctgctgctgctgcttggtgA
- the LOC135679748 gene encoding probable jasmonic acid carboxyl methyltransferase 2, whose amino-acid sequence MHHRVLRKGMSMRVEEVLHMVGGAGETSYASNSKFQEKALLMTKPVLDDAIGGVYKSLHPVKMVVADLGCSSGPNTFVVMSEVLDVVSDLRRSLQERQEPPEIQFFLNDLPGNDFNHVFRCLGEYKRKVEQEKGNLLVPYYVVGVPGSFYGRLFPRRSVHFVHCSGSLNWLSQVPQGLDTERGASLNNKNIYITETSPPEVVKAYQQQFRRDLSEFLRCRHAELCYEGRLVISFGGRKSNCPTYGQMRHHWGLLAEALNALVLEGMIEEDKLVTFNLPRYAPSMEEVKAVIHGDENGVFAVYVFSEASYSFCTTTVVRSFL is encoded by the exons ATGCACCATCGTGTTCTTAGGAAAGGCATGAGCATGAGGGTGGAAGAAGTCCTTCACATGGTTGGAGGGGCAGGGGAAACCAGCTATGCCTCCAATTCTAAGTTTCAG GAGAAGGCACTTCTCATGACGAAGCCAGTACTGGACGATGCAATAGGAGGGGTTTACAAGTCGCTACACCCTGTGAAGATGGTGGTCGCCGACTTAGGTTGCTCCTCGGGCCCCAACACTTTCGTGGTGATGTCCGAAGTGCTCGACGTCGTCAGCGACCTACGACGAAGTCTGCAGGAACGTCAGGAGCCACCGGAGATCCAGTTCTTCTTAAATGACCTTCCGGGGAACGACTTCAATCACGTTTTCCGGTGTCTGGGCGAGTACAAGAGGAAGGTCGAGCAAGAGAAGGGGAATCTGCTGGTGCCCTACTACGTGGTGGGAGTGCCGGGCTCCTTCTACGGCAGGCTTTTCCCACGTCGGAGCGTCCACTTCGTCCATTGTTCTGGATCTCTCAACTGGCTCTCTCAG GTTCCTCAAGGACTCGACACCGAACGGGGTGCCTCACTCAACAACAAGAACATCTACATTACAGAGACAAGCCCACCGGAGGTTGTGAAAGCATATCAACAGCAATTCCGAAGAGACCTTTCAGAATTTCTCAGGTGTCGGCATGCAGAACTCTGCTACGAAGGCAGACTGGTGATTTCATTTGGAGGCAGGAAAAGTAATTGCCCGACCTACGGACAGATGAGACACCACTGGGGACTCTTAGCTGAGGCCCTGAATGCTTTGGTGTTAGAG GGAATGATAGAGGAGGACAAACTGGTAACCTTCAATCTGCCACGTTATGCGCCTTCCATGGAAGAAGTGAAGGCAGTCATCCATGGTGATG AAAATGGTGTTTTTGCTGTCTATGTATTCTCCGAAGCAAGTTACAGTTTCTGCACAACCACAGTGGTCCGGTCCTTCTTATAG